The genomic window GCAGTAGGGCAACGGTCATCGGTCCAACGCCGCCGGGGACGGGCGCGATCGCGCTGGCAACCCTGGAAACGCCGTCGAAGTCTACATCGCCGGTCAAGTGATGGCTGCCATCGGGGTTCGTGACACGCACGATGCCTACATCTACAACAACGGCACCAGGCTTGACCAACTCCGGCCCGATCAGCCCGGCCTTGCCGACGGCTGGGACGAGAATATCGGCTTTCCGGGCAAGATCGCAGAGGTCAGATGCAGACGTGTGCGAATGAGCGATCGCGACACTGGCGTTCGCCTCCAGCAGCATCAGGGCCATGGGTTTACCGACGAGAATGCTACGACCGACGACCAGCGCGCGTTTGCCGGCCGGATCGATATCGTATTCGGCGAGCAGGCGCATGACCCCGGCAGGTGTGCAACTGCGGAGTCCCGGCTCGGAACGAACGAGCCGACCGAGGTTGACCGGGTGCAATCCGTCGGCATCCTTCTCGGGACGGATGCGATAGAGCAACGCCGTGGCGTCGAGATGAGATGGCAGAGGAAGTTGTAGGAGGATGCCGTCGACGCAATCATCGGCATTGAGCAAGTCGATCGCTACTTCGAGTTCCGTCTGGGTAACGG from Rubidibacter lacunae KORDI 51-2 includes these protein-coding regions:
- the folD gene encoding bifunctional methylenetetrahydrofolate dehydrogenase/methenyltetrahydrofolate cyclohydrolase FolD, which translates into the protein MTDIAARLLDGKALARSLQNEYKKRIATLEPKIGRPPGLAVLMVGENPASAVYVRNKERASSKVGIASFGQHFPVTVTQTELEVAIDLLNADDCVDGILLQLPLPSHLDATALLYRIRPEKDADGLHPVNLGRLVRSEPGLRSCTPAGVMRLLAEYDIDPAGKRALVVGRSILVGKPMALMLLEANASVAIAHSHTSASDLCDLARKADILVPAVGKAGLIGPELVKPGAVVVDVGIVRVTNPDGSHHLTGDVDFDGVSRVASAIAPVPGGVGPMTVALLLENTITSWVTSWERRRSEAHAAL